In Caldisphaera lagunensis DSM 15908, a single genomic region encodes these proteins:
- a CDS encoding phosphoglycerate kinase: MVISYNERNIATIEDVDLTNKKVLLRVDMNSPIKDNVIMDTSRIRSHIKTIKELVELGSKVVIMSHQGRPGESDFISLKSHTEILSKLLGFNVEFVGDIIGPEARKRIATLEVGEVLVLENTRFLSEENIEMPFEQLMNTNFVKKLSHLFNYYVGDAFASAHRSQASIAGFPLVMPAVAGRVMEDEIKGLSKAINGERPSTLFIGGAKLKDAIKIMNHLIKTKKIDNILTGGLVALLLLKAKGYNIGKAEKIIEEKFASLIPEAKELLKYDNIFLPEDFVSDVDGNVEVVSSKEIKGSPKDIGPQTIDYYNELLKNSKTIILRGPAGVIEDERFRNGTIKLATESLNSNAYVIFGGGHFISILNDLPPMLRKRIGYISTGGGAVVYFLSGEPMPGIEALALSYEKFFKGLKQ, translated from the coding sequence GTGGTTATTTCTTATAATGAGAGAAACATAGCAACTATAGAAGATGTTGATCTCACAAATAAAAAAGTATTGCTAAGAGTAGACATGAATTCGCCTATAAAAGATAATGTTATTATGGATACGAGCAGAATTAGATCCCATATAAAAACTATTAAAGAATTAGTAGAACTGGGATCAAAAGTAGTTATAATGAGCCATCAAGGAAGACCTGGTGAGAGCGATTTTATTTCATTAAAAAGCCATACTGAAATCCTATCAAAGCTATTAGGATTTAATGTAGAATTTGTTGGAGATATTATAGGTCCAGAAGCTAGAAAAAGGATTGCAACATTAGAGGTTGGAGAAGTTCTTGTTTTAGAAAATACTAGATTTTTATCAGAAGAAAACATTGAGATGCCTTTTGAACAACTTATGAACACAAATTTCGTTAAAAAACTCTCTCATCTGTTTAATTATTATGTAGGAGACGCGTTTGCCAGCGCTCATAGAAGTCAAGCCAGTATTGCCGGATTCCCCTTGGTTATGCCAGCAGTTGCAGGAAGAGTTATGGAAGATGAGATCAAAGGATTAAGTAAGGCAATTAATGGGGAAAGACCGTCTACTTTGTTTATAGGCGGAGCAAAACTAAAAGATGCAATAAAAATAATGAATCATTTAATAAAAACCAAAAAAATAGATAACATATTAACCGGGGGTCTTGTTGCTCTTTTATTATTAAAAGCCAAAGGTTATAATATAGGCAAAGCTGAAAAAATAATAGAAGAAAAATTTGCTAGCTTAATTCCTGAAGCAAAAGAGCTTTTAAAATATGATAATATTTTCTTACCTGAAGATTTTGTATCAGATGTTGATGGTAATGTAGAAGTAGTTTCCTCAAAAGAAATAAAGGGCTCTCCTAAAGATATTGGACCACAAACTATAGATTATTATAATGAATTATTGAAGAATTCTAAGACTATTATATTAAGGGGCCCAGCTGGAGTAATAGAAGATGAAAGGTTTAGAAATGGTACAATAAAATTAGCAACCGAATCTCTTAATAGCAATGCGTATGTTATATTTGGTGGAGGCCATTTCATTTCAATACTAAATGATTTGCCACCTATGCTAAGAAAAAGGATAGGTTATATAAGCACAGGAGGAGGAGCAGTCGTTTATTTCTTATCAGGAGAGCCTATGCCGGGAATAGAAGCTCTAGCATTATCATATGAAAAATTTTTTAAAGGGTTGAAACAATGA
- a CDS encoding MBL fold metallo-hydrolase gives MNIQWCGNSYFVIRHNDIEIAIDPHDGYSLNLKPCKINADYIIVTHNHFDHNAVEMAYGDKTKEVIRNYLGKKKVNGISFNFFEAFHDNANGKLYGKVIIFRLDIENINLGYLSDIGEKYNNSIKEKLYPTDVLMIPIGGVTTINYDEAIEYIDNLKPKIVIPMHYWIKGSAIPYDSINNFLNNVKYKVVEINENNIEIRNEDLPKETEIFVLNYNY, from the coding sequence TTGAATATACAATGGTGTGGAAATTCGTATTTTGTCATAAGGCATAATGATATAGAGATAGCTATAGACCCTCACGATGGTTATAGTCTTAATTTAAAGCCTTGTAAAATAAACGCTGATTATATAATAGTAACTCATAATCATTTTGATCATAATGCGGTAGAAATGGCTTATGGGGATAAAACGAAAGAAGTTATTAGAAACTATTTAGGAAAAAAGAAAGTTAATGGTATTAGTTTTAATTTCTTTGAAGCATTCCATGATAATGCTAATGGTAAACTTTATGGGAAAGTTATAATATTTAGATTAGATATTGAAAACATCAATTTAGGATATTTATCAGATATAGGAGAGAAGTATAATAATTCAATAAAGGAAAAATTATATCCAACAGATGTTTTAATGATTCCAATAGGAGGTGTAACTACAATAAATTATGATGAAGCAATAGAATATATTGATAATTTGAAGCCTAAAATTGTTATTCCAATGCATTATTGGATTAAAGGGTCTGCAATACCTTATGATTCTATTAATAATTTTTTAAATAATGTTAAATATAAGGTTGTTGAAATTAATGAAAATAACATTGAAATAAGAAATGAGGACTTACCAAAAGAAACAGAAATATTTGTACTAAATTATAATTATTAA
- a CDS encoding KH domain-containing protein, with protein sequence MSGREGRIEKWVKIYSQIPSENKEIFLKHFNEIKNYIEERLKVKVEIDNNSSLITIEPLDNNTSPADMMKAKDIIQALSIGFVKEEALKLLDEENVLIVIDIKSKVGDSNNHIKRVMGRIIGEDGRAKRTIEEITGTSIHIGNNLIGVIGDYDRATIAQYGIELLIDGRMHSTVYKRLESMMREIKRHDLTNLWEKRL encoded by the coding sequence ATGTCTGGAAGAGAAGGAAGAATAGAAAAATGGGTTAAAATCTATTCCCAGATACCATCAGAAAACAAAGAAATCTTCCTAAAGCATTTCAATGAAATAAAAAATTACATAGAAGAGAGATTAAAAGTAAAGGTAGAAATTGATAATAATAGCTCATTAATAACTATTGAACCGTTAGATAACAACACATCGCCTGCAGACATGATGAAAGCAAAAGATATAATACAAGCATTATCGATAGGATTTGTTAAAGAAGAAGCATTAAAGCTACTCGATGAGGAAAATGTTTTAATCGTAATAGATATAAAATCTAAAGTGGGAGATTCTAATAATCATATAAAAAGAGTTATGGGAAGAATTATAGGAGAAGATGGTAGAGCCAAAAGAACAATAGAAGAAATAACTGGTACTTCCATCCATATAGGAAATAATCTTATAGGTGTTATAGGGGATTATGATAGGGCAACCATTGCACAATACGGAATTGAACTTTTAATAGATGGAAGAATGCATAGCACAGTATATAAAAGGCTAGAATCGATGATGAGAGAAATAAAAAGACATGATTTAACAAATTTATGGGAAAAAAGATTATAA
- a CDS encoding serine protein kinase RIO, whose product MKRYFDEKGKVEKRIKDEDIVKTVDEVLDSFTNYHIDKLINKRIIKEIKGSFSSGKESKLYWGKSYNNEEIAIKIFLTSAAEFRKSIKEYISGDPRFQSIPNKFRSLIYLWAKKEYTNLDKLKKNGINVPQPLGLSGNVLVMEFIGENGYRAPLINEIYKELEDEEIEKIYHDTKENIMKMVCNAKIVHADLSEYNIMYWKSKPYIIDVSQSVDINHPNAMSYLKRDLKNVYSFFSKLIEIEEYEEYEKGILKCLEEKEE is encoded by the coding sequence TTGAAAAGATATTTTGATGAAAAAGGAAAAGTTGAGAAAAGAATAAAAGATGAAGATATTGTAAAAACGGTTGATGAGGTTTTAGATTCTTTTACAAATTATCATATAGACAAGCTAATAAACAAAAGAATTATAAAAGAAATAAAAGGGTCTTTTAGCTCAGGAAAAGAATCTAAGCTTTATTGGGGAAAGAGTTATAATAATGAGGAAATAGCAATAAAAATATTTTTAACATCGGCTGCAGAGTTTAGGAAAAGCATAAAGGAATACATATCAGGCGATCCAAGATTCCAATCAATACCTAACAAGTTTAGATCATTAATCTATTTATGGGCAAAAAAAGAATATACCAATCTAGATAAATTGAAGAAAAATGGAATAAATGTGCCTCAACCTTTGGGATTATCAGGTAATGTTTTGGTCATGGAATTTATAGGCGAAAATGGTTATAGAGCGCCATTAATTAATGAAATTTATAAAGAATTAGAAGATGAAGAAATTGAAAAAATTTATCATGACACTAAAGAAAATATAATGAAAATGGTTTGTAATGCCAAAATAGTTCATGCCGATTTAAGTGAATATAATATCATGTATTGGAAATCAAAACCATATATAATAGATGTATCGCAATCCGTTGATATAAACCACCCAAATGCTATGTCATATCTTAAAAGAGACTTGAAAAACGTATATTCCTTTTTTTCAAAACTAATAGAAATCGAAGAATATGAAGAATACGAAAAGGGGATTTTAAAATGTCTGGAAGAGAAGGAAGAATAG
- a CDS encoding translation initiation factor aIF-1A: MKINLVKQKNSNNSKGEMPLPNDEEGTMICVVQKVIGAGFLEVVCTDGNKYKAWIPGKMRRRIWLHEGDTILFLPWGTSDMKGEVVHKYQQNEVRELIQKGLLSKDLLGEESG; encoded by the coding sequence ATGAAAATAAATTTGGTTAAGCAAAAGAATAGCAATAACTCTAAAGGGGAAATGCCTTTACCGAATGATGAAGAAGGCACCATGATTTGTGTAGTCCAAAAAGTGATAGGAGCAGGATTTTTAGAAGTCGTTTGTACAGACGGAAACAAATACAAAGCATGGATACCCGGGAAAATGAGAAGAAGAATTTGGTTACATGAAGGGGATACTATATTGTTCCTTCCATGGGGAACTTCAGATATGAAAGGAGAGGTTGTCCATAAATATCAACAAAATGAAGTAAGAGAATTGATTCAAAAAGGACTTCTTTCTAAGGATCTCTTGGGAGAGGAAAGTGGTTGA
- a CDS encoding NRAMP family divalent metal transporter produces the protein MEYKELLKTFGPAWIVMIADVDVASIIEGLQSGIAWGYRMIFIMLILTIPLFFIQDAAGTLGTISGMGLGEAIRKKFGKKQAIIASIPMTITDFLEYVVEYAGIGIGLQLLGIPLIIGLIIIFIFHIAVATSKRYRHAEMFLIPISFILVVATIWIATMFPINSKELLFYGLNPIQPYNNKNYNFLLAASIGAVIMPWMLFFHSGADSRKKIKTENLKYERLETFIGALVSEILMVITVIVGYNLAKIDPNINSDGIINPYTFEKILTSFNTNLLYLLGIGFIASGFLALVVISMASAWGALEALNINKHKWYIIIYSLESLPAILIVLISKNLIYLMLELMVIYTIIVAPPLYYLGRLISDEKIMKGKPIKGVRLKVYWVLSAMVVIGGFIGFISLL, from the coding sequence ATGGAATACAAAGAACTATTAAAAACATTTGGACCTGCATGGATAGTAATGATAGCTGATGTAGATGTAGCATCGATAATAGAAGGTCTGCAGTCCGGTATTGCTTGGGGATACAGAATGATATTTATAATGTTAATACTAACAATTCCTCTATTCTTTATACAGGATGCAGCAGGAACATTAGGAACAATATCTGGCATGGGATTAGGAGAGGCTATTAGAAAAAAATTTGGGAAAAAACAAGCAATAATTGCATCAATACCAATGACAATAACTGATTTTTTGGAATATGTTGTAGAATATGCAGGTATAGGGATCGGCCTTCAATTATTGGGAATTCCATTAATAATTGGACTAATAATTATATTTATATTTCATATAGCCGTTGCAACTAGCAAAAGGTATAGACATGCTGAAATGTTTCTAATACCAATAAGCTTTATTTTAGTCGTAGCAACTATTTGGATTGCAACAATGTTCCCTATTAATTCAAAAGAATTATTATTTTATGGATTAAATCCAATACAACCTTATAATAACAAAAATTACAATTTCTTATTAGCTGCAAGTATTGGAGCTGTTATTATGCCTTGGATGCTATTTTTCCATTCTGGAGCAGACTCAAGAAAAAAAATAAAAACAGAAAATCTAAAATACGAAAGATTGGAAACATTTATTGGAGCACTTGTATCTGAGATCTTAATGGTTATAACAGTTATTGTTGGCTATAATCTTGCAAAAATTGATCCAAATATCAATTCAGATGGTATCATAAATCCTTATACATTTGAAAAAATTTTGACTAGCTTTAATACAAATCTATTGTATTTATTAGGGATTGGTTTCATAGCATCTGGTTTTTTGGCATTAGTTGTTATATCCATGGCTTCTGCATGGGGGGCCTTAGAAGCTTTAAATATAAATAAACATAAATGGTACATTATTATTTACTCTTTAGAGTCATTACCTGCTATATTGATTGTATTAATATCTAAAAATTTAATATATTTAATGTTAGAATTAATGGTAATTTATACAATAATAGTAGCGCCTCCTTTATATTATTTAGGTAGATTAATTTCTGATGAAAAAATTATGAAAGGAAAGCCAATAAAAGGTGTTAGACTAAAAGTTTATTGGGTGCTTTCAGCAATGGTTGTTATAGGAGGGTTTATCGGATTTATATCTTTGCTATAA
- the tmk gene encoding dTMP kinase, with translation MEKGLLIAFEGIDGSGLTTHSKLLNEKLNKLGYKSIYTKEPTNNEIGILIQKIILDKNKKLDNNIIALLFAADRLYHLMYGDGANEGILSYISKNYIVISDRYKYSNMAYQGDDINWISQLNKFAIEADIIIYLDVPLDVALKRISMRSSVSIFENKIFLEKVKNRYNDILRLANKNGVKVVVINEIADNNREKSIDEVSEEILKNIINILRNFKK, from the coding sequence TTGGAAAAAGGTTTGCTAATAGCATTTGAAGGTATTGATGGTAGTGGATTAACTACACATTCAAAATTATTAAACGAGAAGTTAAACAAATTAGGATATAAATCGATTTATACAAAGGAACCTACTAACAATGAGATTGGTATATTAATACAAAAAATTATTTTAGATAAAAATAAGAAATTGGATAACAATATAATTGCTCTATTATTTGCAGCGGATAGGCTTTATCATTTGATGTATGGTGATGGTGCAAATGAAGGAATTTTAAGCTATATCAGTAAAAATTATATTGTAATATCAGATAGGTATAAATATTCTAATATGGCGTATCAAGGAGATGATATTAATTGGATAAGTCAATTAAACAAGTTTGCAATTGAGGCAGATATAATAATATACTTAGATGTTCCGTTAGATGTGGCATTAAAAAGGATATCTATGAGGTCTTCGGTATCTATATTTGAAAATAAGATATTTTTAGAAAAAGTAAAGAACAGGTATAACGACATTTTAAGGTTGGCTAATAAGAATGGAGTAAAAGTAGTAGTTATTAATGAGATAGCTGATAATAATAGGGAGAAAAGCATAGATGAGGTAAGTGAAGAAATTTTAAAAAATATAATTAATATTTTAAGAAATTTTAAAAAATAA
- a CDS encoding transcriptional regulator produces MNKDKATGALLMVISVVVILAYLIILWYPPIAAKAALTLLKLTGSIAVLAIFAIIGWIGYTLVTTPPPKPIEEIEKELEKELKEIEKETKEESQKQANP; encoded by the coding sequence TTGAATAAAGATAAGGCAACTGGAGCATTATTAATGGTCATATCTGTTGTCGTTATATTAGCATATTTAATAATATTGTGGTATCCACCAATAGCAGCCAAGGCTGCATTAACATTACTCAAACTAACTGGCAGTATTGCGGTATTAGCTATATTCGCTATAATAGGATGGATAGGCTATACATTGGTAACAACCCCTCCGCCAAAGCCAATTGAAGAAATAGAGAAAGAGCTTGAAAAAGAATTAAAGGAAATAGAGAAGGAAACTAAAGAGGAAAGTCAAAAACAAGCCAATCCTTAA
- a CDS encoding NAD(P)-dependent oxidoreductase, translated as MTVRIAVLGTGNMGSAIAERLANTGFTIFLWNRTIDKAKSLASKINATVYETPWRAIENADVAITLVSDDNALYDIISQMRRSDGLLFINSSTITPKASMVASKQLKELGACYVEAPIIGNPHDLIQGNVIFLVAGERNCVRYSMGILMSAGKIIEIEGESYKASIAKLIYNSMLISSIQLLSESLTLADAYGISQEKVKEIMENTIFKQFVGKYLDRIINENHPTSFKISLAAKDLEYANSAAFDANLVLPLIRTSAQTFKQADIFGLNESDYTKIFNFINPKKFKKISNSNK; from the coding sequence ATGACAGTAAGAATAGCAGTTTTAGGAACAGGGAATATGGGCAGTGCGATAGCAGAAAGGCTTGCAAATACAGGATTTACAATATTTTTATGGAATAGGACTATTGATAAAGCAAAAAGTCTTGCATCTAAAATAAATGCAACTGTTTATGAAACACCATGGAGAGCTATTGAAAATGCCGATGTAGCAATTACATTGGTTTCTGATGATAATGCATTATATGATATCATTTCGCAAATGAGGAGATCTGATGGATTATTATTTATAAATTCATCTACAATTACTCCGAAGGCAAGCATGGTTGCCTCAAAACAATTAAAAGAACTTGGTGCATGTTATGTTGAAGCTCCAATAATAGGAAATCCACATGATTTGATTCAAGGAAATGTAATTTTTCTAGTTGCAGGAGAAAGGAATTGTGTAAGATACTCTATGGGCATATTGATGTCGGCTGGAAAAATTATTGAAATAGAAGGAGAAAGTTACAAAGCTTCTATTGCAAAGTTAATATATAACTCTATGCTCATATCATCTATACAATTACTAAGTGAATCTCTAACTTTAGCTGATGCCTATGGAATAAGCCAAGAAAAAGTAAAAGAAATAATGGAAAATACAATATTTAAGCAATTTGTTGGTAAATATTTAGATAGAATTATCAATGAGAATCATCCAACATCATTTAAAATTTCTTTAGCAGCAAAAGACTTGGAATATGCGAACTCAGCAGCCTTTGATGCTAATTTAGTTTTACCCTTAATCAGAACTTCGGCACAGACATTTAAACAAGCAGATATTTTTGGCTTAAATGAATCAGATTATACAAAAATTTTTAATTTTATAAATCCAAAAAAATTTAAAAAAATAAGCAATTCTAATAAATAA
- a CDS encoding 60S ribosomal export protein NMD3 encodes MPEKVCPVCGRSSNEVEFVDRFCRDCFIKYKGIAKIPDKVEFTYCNICGSYKYLGQWVSGLNSLEETLDSFLRIYVTEKMRPVNPIKEIYIKNIEFMESNQNFVNARITIEGIYNNLVLKEDKLLSIQLNKTICPICSSIKTQRGYNAIIQIRGYLGKIPPDLYAEVKREITDIMNRSRGEIIKVEEMKNNGIDLYIRDHSYARSLALKFKQEYMAKTIETYKLIGVNKDGSRKSRLYISVRIGELYH; translated from the coding sequence ATGCCGGAAAAAGTATGCCCAGTTTGTGGAAGGTCTAGTAATGAAGTAGAATTTGTTGATAGATTCTGTAGAGATTGTTTTATTAAATATAAAGGTATTGCTAAGATACCTGATAAGGTTGAATTCACATATTGTAATATTTGTGGATCATATAAATATTTGGGTCAATGGGTATCAGGATTAAATTCGTTAGAAGAAACTTTGGATAGCTTTTTGAGAATTTATGTTACTGAAAAGATGAGGCCTGTAAATCCAATAAAAGAGATTTATATAAAAAATATAGAGTTTATGGAATCAAATCAAAATTTTGTGAATGCAAGAATAACAATAGAAGGAATTTATAATAACTTGGTATTAAAAGAAGATAAATTACTAAGTATTCAACTTAATAAAACAATATGCCCAATATGTTCTTCCATTAAAACCCAAAGGGGTTATAATGCTATAATTCAAATCAGAGGATATCTTGGCAAAATTCCTCCAGATCTTTATGCTGAAGTTAAGAGAGAAATTACAGATATCATGAATAGATCAAGGGGAGAAATAATAAAAGTTGAAGAAATGAAAAACAATGGAATAGATCTATACATAAGGGATCATAGTTATGCAAGATCTTTAGCTTTAAAATTTAAACAGGAATATATGGCAAAAACTATCGAGACTTACAAATTGATCGGAGTTAACAAAGATGGTTCAAGGAAAAGTAGACTATACATTTCAGTAAGAATAGGTGAACTATATCATTAA
- a CDS encoding DNA-directed DNA polymerase, with amino-acid sequence MENLLAFQLLDISYDIVNNTPIITIWGRDSNNKKVLLIDKSFRPYFYVLLDDKVNIDSVKEDIQKLSKTRSPIVGIEEVNMNYIGRPAKVLKITTVIPESVREYRETIANIDGVKEVLEADIRFSFRYTLDKNLYPMRWYKVKVKAIDNKFNYRVDEIYEIDSDILEDETRINVDPLENLKIMAFDIEVYNPQRTPDPSKDPIILIAIKFNYSKDPIILEAKGHDDSQLLHDFIELIRKEDPDIIVGYNQNRFDWPYIIERSKVYKIKLDIGRKADSAPNPSVFGHYSIHGRLNVDLYDFAEELQEIKFKSLDEVADYLGVMPKDKRVNIDWWLIAQYWDNMDKRSTLKQYAIDDVESTLGLAYKFLPFGAQLSIISGLPMDQVVAASVAFRLEARLMREAKKKNELMPNRIERNIETYIGAVVLKPEPGIHENVAVLDFASMYPSIMVKYNIGPDTLLKDGENCKIRNRAPEVNHEFCFDRPAFMKMVLERFLKWRSETKKAMKLYKEGSPEYNLLNERQKAIKVLANASYGYLGWGAARWYCRDCAEAITAWGRDLISNTINFAKSIGLKVYYGDTDSVFVDNDEDKINKLINWITNELEFDIKVDKVYKRIFFTEAKKRYAGLLDNGKIDIVGFEAVRGDWSDLAKEVQSNIAELILKTGDPKKAIEYIKSIIESLKKGEIPLDKLIIWKTLTKEINEYEAETPHAYAAKLMEKMGYKITPGSKVGFVIIKGPGSISKKARPYFMIKESDIDTNYYIDKQIIPSALRILSYFGITEKDLKVGTKQPSLFDFLGDSR; translated from the coding sequence ATGGAAAATTTGCTTGCTTTTCAGCTTCTTGACATAAGCTATGATATAGTCAATAATACACCAATTATAACAATATGGGGAAGAGATTCTAATAATAAAAAAGTGTTATTAATAGATAAATCATTTAGGCCTTATTTTTATGTTCTATTAGATGATAAAGTAAATATAGATAGTGTTAAGGAAGATATTCAAAAACTTTCAAAGACTAGAAGTCCCATAGTAGGTATTGAAGAAGTTAATATGAATTATATAGGTAGGCCTGCTAAGGTATTAAAAATAACCACAGTAATTCCCGAAAGTGTCAGGGAATATAGAGAAACAATAGCTAACATAGATGGGGTAAAAGAAGTTTTGGAAGCTGATATAAGGTTTTCATTTAGATATACACTAGACAAAAACCTATATCCAATGAGATGGTATAAGGTAAAAGTTAAAGCAATAGATAACAAATTTAATTATAGAGTTGATGAAATTTATGAGATAGATAGTGATATATTAGAGGATGAAACAAGAATTAATGTTGATCCATTAGAAAATTTAAAAATTATGGCATTTGATATAGAAGTTTATAATCCTCAAAGAACTCCTGATCCAAGCAAGGATCCAATAATACTTATTGCTATAAAATTTAATTATAGCAAGGATCCAATAATACTTGAAGCAAAAGGTCACGATGATAGCCAACTATTGCATGATTTTATTGAACTGATTAGAAAAGAAGATCCAGATATAATTGTAGGATATAATCAAAATAGATTCGATTGGCCATATATAATTGAACGCAGTAAAGTCTATAAAATAAAATTAGATATAGGGAGAAAAGCCGATTCAGCACCCAATCCAAGTGTTTTTGGCCACTATTCGATTCATGGAAGGCTAAATGTTGATCTATATGATTTTGCTGAAGAGCTACAAGAAATCAAATTTAAATCATTGGATGAGGTAGCTGATTATTTGGGGGTTATGCCTAAAGATAAAAGAGTTAACATAGACTGGTGGCTTATAGCACAATATTGGGATAATATGGATAAAAGAAGCACATTAAAGCAATATGCTATAGACGATGTAGAATCAACTTTAGGCCTTGCCTATAAATTCTTGCCTTTTGGGGCTCAATTAAGCATAATAAGCGGACTACCAATGGATCAAGTAGTTGCAGCAAGTGTTGCATTTAGATTAGAAGCAAGACTTATGAGGGAAGCAAAGAAGAAAAATGAGTTAATGCCCAACAGGATTGAAAGAAATATAGAAACATATATAGGAGCAGTTGTTTTAAAGCCAGAACCTGGAATACATGAAAATGTAGCAGTTCTTGACTTTGCAAGTATGTATCCAAGTATTATGGTTAAATATAATATTGGACCTGATACTTTATTAAAAGATGGAGAAAATTGTAAAATAAGAAATAGAGCGCCAGAAGTAAATCATGAGTTTTGTTTTGATAGGCCTGCATTTATGAAGATGGTATTAGAAAGATTTTTAAAATGGAGAAGCGAAACTAAGAAGGCAATGAAATTATATAAAGAAGGATCTCCAGAATATAATTTATTGAATGAAAGACAGAAAGCAATAAAGGTTTTAGCAAATGCTAGTTATGGCTATCTTGGATGGGGGGCCGCAAGGTGGTATTGTAGGGATTGCGCAGAAGCAATAACAGCATGGGGTAGAGATTTAATATCAAATACAATAAACTTTGCAAAATCTATAGGATTAAAGGTTTATTATGGAGATACTGATAGCGTTTTTGTTGATAATGATGAAGATAAAATAAATAAATTAATTAATTGGATAACTAATGAACTAGAGTTTGATATTAAGGTTGATAAAGTATATAAGAGAATATTCTTTACAGAAGCAAAGAAAAGGTATGCGGGATTATTGGATAATGGAAAAATAGATATTGTAGGATTTGAAGCCGTTAGAGGAGACTGGAGCGATTTGGCTAAAGAAGTACAATCAAATATTGCAGAGCTCATATTAAAAACAGGTGATCCTAAGAAAGCAATAGAATATATAAAAAGCATCATTGAAAGTCTTAAGAAAGGTGAAATACCTCTTGATAAATTAATTATTTGGAAAACTTTGACAAAAGAAATTAACGAATATGAGGCAGAAACCCCTCATGCTTATGCAGCAAAGCTAATGGAGAAAATGGGTTATAAAATAACACCAGGAAGTAAAGTTGGATTTGTAATAATAAAAGGCCCTGGTTCTATATCTAAAAAGGCAAGACCATATTTTATGATTAAAGAATCAGACATAGATACAAATTATTATATTGACAAACAAATTATCCCCTCTGCTCTAAGAATACTTAGTTATTTTGGAATAACAGAAAAAGATTTGAAGGTTGGGACAAAACAACCTTCATTATTTGATTTTTTAGGTGACTCACGTTAA